In Collimonas arenae, a single genomic region encodes these proteins:
- a CDS encoding ABC transporter ATP-binding protein: MSDQHQPHVLELRNLHKRFGGAHIINGADLQLRQGERLALIGPNGAGKSTLFNLISGGAAASSGEILLRGLQIGGMSPFQISRLGLARSFQITNIFPRLSVADNLRAAVLSAHGDRYVFWRRLSSLRLVNLRTQELLEQCGLQASSGMLAGDLSYADQRALEIGITIAGDAGLILLDEPTAGMSRDEAAAAADLIRRVSVGKTLLMIEHDMDVVFGLVDRIAVLVDGRIIACDTPAAIRNNRVVQAAYLGSMGAEQP, encoded by the coding sequence GTGAGCGATCAACATCAGCCTCATGTCCTGGAATTGCGAAACCTGCATAAGCGGTTCGGCGGCGCGCACATTATCAATGGTGCAGATTTACAGCTACGGCAGGGCGAAAGGCTCGCCTTGATCGGCCCCAACGGCGCTGGAAAATCGACACTGTTCAACCTGATATCGGGTGGCGCTGCCGCCAGCAGCGGCGAGATACTGTTGCGGGGGCTGCAAATCGGCGGTATGAGTCCGTTCCAGATCAGCCGGCTGGGGCTGGCGCGGAGTTTTCAGATCACTAATATTTTCCCGCGCCTGAGCGTTGCGGACAATTTGCGCGCAGCAGTATTGTCAGCGCACGGAGATCGCTATGTCTTTTGGCGACGCCTGTCCAGCCTGCGCCTGGTGAATCTGCGTACCCAAGAGCTGTTGGAGCAATGTGGGCTGCAAGCCAGCAGCGGCATGCTTGCCGGAGACCTTAGTTATGCCGATCAGCGTGCGCTGGAAATCGGCATCACGATCGCCGGTGATGCCGGCCTGATCTTGCTGGATGAACCAACGGCCGGCATGAGCCGCGATGAAGCTGCCGCTGCTGCCGATTTGATCCGGCGCGTCAGCGTTGGCAAGACCTTGCTGATGATCGAGCACGACATGGATGTGGTGTTCGGTCTGGTGGACCGCATTGCGGTGCTGGTGGATGGACGGATTATCGCCTGCGATACGCCTGCGGCGATTCGCAATAATCGTGTGGTGCAGGCTGCCTATCTCGGCAGCATGGGAGCGGAGCAGCCATGA
- a CDS encoding ABC transporter ATP-binding protein, which yields MNALLEIRGLHAFYDQSHVLHGVDLEVRSGEIVSLLGRNGVGRSTMLKAIMGMLRSNGSVRLGGVELAGMKTFQVARQGMAYVPEERAIFPTLTVQQNLLLGQKESKPAALDEAWSLMPRLAERKHVAAGLLSGGEQQMLSLCRSLMGKPRLIMVDEPTEGLASEMVRAVAKHLLALRTQGLGVLLVEQKLSIALDISDRVLVMGHGRIVFAGTPAELRANPAVRQKWLEV from the coding sequence ATGAACGCCTTGCTTGAAATTCGTGGCCTGCATGCATTTTACGACCAAAGCCATGTACTCCATGGCGTCGACCTTGAGGTCCGGTCAGGTGAAATCGTCAGCTTGTTGGGGCGCAATGGTGTCGGCCGTTCGACAATGCTTAAGGCAATCATGGGCATGTTGCGCAGCAACGGTTCGGTGCGGCTTGGCGGCGTCGAGCTGGCAGGCATGAAAACTTTCCAGGTCGCCAGGCAAGGCATGGCTTACGTACCGGAAGAACGAGCGATCTTTCCGACGTTGACGGTGCAGCAGAATCTGCTGTTGGGGCAGAAAGAGTCAAAACCGGCAGCGCTGGATGAAGCATGGAGCCTGATGCCGCGGCTGGCAGAGCGCAAGCACGTTGCGGCGGGCCTGTTGTCCGGCGGCGAGCAGCAAATGCTCAGCCTGTGCCGTAGTTTGATGGGTAAGCCGCGCCTGATCATGGTGGATGAGCCGACCGAAGGGCTGGCGTCGGAGATGGTCAGGGCGGTTGCAAAGCATCTGCTGGCTTTGCGCACGCAGGGTTTGGGCGTGCTGTTGGTCGAACAAAAACTCAGCATCGCGCTCGATATTTCTGACCGGGTACTTGTGATGGGGCATGGCCGGATCGTGTTTGCCGGGACGCCGGCCGAATTGCGCGCCAATCCGGCAGTGCGGCAGAAATGGCTGGAAGTCTGA
- a CDS encoding ferredoxin--NADP reductase: protein MSSTPPKPTVSPLKASTETVTSVHNWTDKLFSFRTTRPAGYQFTPGQFARLGVTVGEETLWRAYSVTSAATENELEYFLVQVPGGLFTEQLKHLKPGDPVLVEKFSYGFMTADRFVDGDDLWMLATGTGLGPFISILQDPMVWQKFRNLILVHCVRNAEELAYQDLLSTLPLRPELAAGGARLQLIRATTRDAKAVAGDLQGRITTLLTSGALEAAAGLPITVEASRVMMCGNPEMITETREILHQRGLRPCRRAVPGQFVTEDYW, encoded by the coding sequence ATGAGCAGCACACCTCCCAAGCCTACGGTCTCGCCTCTTAAAGCCAGCACCGAAACCGTCACCAGCGTACACAACTGGACCGATAAGCTGTTTTCATTTCGCACCACGCGCCCGGCTGGCTACCAGTTCACGCCGGGACAATTCGCCCGGCTGGGCGTAACGGTCGGCGAGGAAACGTTGTGGCGCGCCTATTCGGTGACGTCCGCCGCCACTGAAAATGAGTTGGAATATTTTCTGGTGCAGGTTCCCGGCGGCCTTTTCACCGAACAGCTCAAGCATCTCAAGCCAGGCGATCCCGTGCTAGTCGAAAAATTCAGCTACGGCTTCATGACCGCCGACCGCTTTGTCGATGGCGATGACCTGTGGATGCTAGCCACCGGCACGGGGCTTGGCCCGTTCATCTCGATCTTGCAGGACCCGATGGTGTGGCAGAAATTTCGTAACCTGATCCTGGTGCATTGCGTCAGGAATGCTGAAGAGCTGGCATATCAGGATCTGCTGTCGACATTGCCGTTGCGACCGGAACTGGCTGCCGGCGGCGCACGCCTGCAATTGATACGCGCCACCACCCGCGACGCGAAAGCCGTTGCGGGCGATCTGCAAGGCCGCATCACCACCCTTCTAACCAGCGGCGCACTGGAGGCTGCGGCAGGCCTGCCGATCACGGTAGAAGCATCGCGCGTCATGATGTGCGGCAATCCGGAGATGATTACCGAAACCAGGGAAATCCTTCACCAGCGCGGCTTGCGCCCTTGCCGGCGGGCGGTGCCAGGACAGTTTGTGACGGAAGACTACTGGTAA
- a CDS encoding MFS transporter has protein sequence MSLSPSATNTDSPPASWADLLSGKNALRSLTLAGGIGMHATNVYIVTTILPSVVKDIGGLEYYAWATSLFVVASIIAAGLASRLVEWIGYRSACLLALLVFSIGSAGCALAPHMVWLLLARTIQGFGGGVLVALSYAMVRLVFAPPLWSRAMALMSGMWGISTLSGPAIGGMFAQAGSWRGAFWALLPAAIGLALLVQFTLKIPKEERSDDSPGAIPLLKIFLLAAAVMSVSAASLFSSAWLNMGGILLGICLVALIGWMEQRDGPRLLPTGAFSLGNRMGALYVSMILMILALTTEIYVPYFLQVIQGHSPLLAGYLTGIMSCGWTLAALLFSSYSGTRARFVMRAGPVVVVAALLSLALMLPSVALLQQYGLLPLCIALLMVGFGIGMGAPHLMAKILSSADADEGNLAAYSITTVQLFATAIGAALAGMVTSLAGLAQPGGLPGALNGAQWLFICFSIAPLLAFFTIRQALRLKTAAIATPRNEQRDTPLREPLS, from the coding sequence ATGTCGCTTTCTCCCAGCGCTACCAACACCGATTCGCCACCGGCCAGCTGGGCCGACCTGCTCTCCGGGAAGAACGCCTTGCGCTCCCTGACCCTGGCGGGCGGCATCGGCATGCATGCCACCAATGTGTATATCGTCACCACCATCCTGCCGTCGGTGGTCAAGGATATCGGTGGCCTTGAATACTATGCGTGGGCCACTTCGCTGTTTGTAGTGGCCTCGATCATCGCAGCCGGCCTGGCGTCACGGCTGGTGGAATGGATCGGCTATCGCTCTGCATGCCTGCTTGCCTTGCTGGTGTTTTCCATCGGCTCGGCCGGCTGTGCGCTGGCGCCGCATATGGTGTGGTTGCTGCTGGCGCGCACCATCCAGGGCTTCGGCGGCGGCGTGCTGGTGGCGCTGTCGTACGCCATGGTGCGCCTGGTGTTTGCGCCGCCGCTGTGGTCGCGGGCGATGGCGCTAATGTCGGGCATGTGGGGGATTTCCACGTTATCGGGTCCGGCCATCGGCGGCATGTTCGCGCAGGCCGGTAGCTGGCGCGGCGCCTTCTGGGCCCTGTTGCCAGCGGCGATCGGATTGGCGCTACTGGTGCAATTTACCCTGAAAATTCCCAAAGAAGAACGCAGCGACGACAGTCCTGGCGCCATTCCCCTGCTTAAAATATTTCTGCTGGCCGCCGCAGTGATGTCGGTATCCGCAGCCAGCCTGTTCAGCAGCGCGTGGCTGAATATGGGCGGCATCCTGCTGGGGATCTGCCTGGTCGCGCTGATCGGCTGGATGGAGCAGCGCGACGGCCCACGCCTGTTGCCGACCGGCGCATTTTCCCTTGGCAACAGGATGGGCGCGCTGTATGTCTCCATGATATTGATGATTCTTGCGCTCACCACAGAAATCTATGTCCCTTACTTCCTGCAAGTCATCCAGGGTCATTCACCGCTGCTGGCCGGCTACCTGACCGGAATCATGTCCTGCGGCTGGACCCTGGCCGCCCTGCTGTTCTCCAGCTACAGCGGCACGCGTGCCCGGTTCGTCATGCGCGCCGGACCTGTGGTGGTGGTTGCCGCCCTGCTATCCCTGGCGTTAATGCTGCCTTCGGTAGCGCTATTGCAGCAATACGGCCTGCTGCCGTTGTGCATTGCACTGCTGATGGTCGGCTTTGGCATCGGCATGGGCGCGCCACATCTGATGGCGAAAATACTCAGCAGCGCCGATGCTGACGAAGGCAACCTCGCCGCTTATTCGATCACTACCGTACAGCTGTTTGCGACCGCTATCGGCGCCGCCCTGGCCGGCATGGTGACCTCGCTGGCGGGGCTTGCCCAACCCGGCGGCTTACCTGGCGCGCTAAATGGGGCACAATGGCTATTCATCTGCTTTTCTATAGCGCCTTTGCTTGCGTTTTTCACGATACGGCAAGCCTTGCGCTTAAAAACCGCGGCAATCGCTACGCCTCGTAATGAACAACGTGATACACCACTGCGGGAACCTTTGTCATGA
- the hutC gene encoding histidine utilization repressor → MHGTLDKKAIPAFQQVKDHVLQQIRSGEWKPGDLIPSERELMAQFGLSRMTVNRALRELTDNQQLVRIQGSGTYVAPGKYQSTLVEIRSIDDELVARGHRYRSQVLTLEASATPVAQKALGLESGPAFHSVIVHFADDIPIQLEDRYTNPQLFPDYLQQDFHLVTPNHYMVQIAPLDRAEYSIESKMPEAAMRKQLQMEAGEPCLLLSRRTWVHDTVATSVTLWHPGSRYQFTGGF, encoded by the coding sequence ATGCATGGCACGTTAGACAAAAAAGCAATTCCCGCATTCCAGCAGGTAAAAGACCACGTTTTGCAGCAAATCCGCAGCGGCGAGTGGAAGCCGGGCGACCTGATCCCTTCAGAGCGCGAACTGATGGCGCAATTCGGCCTGTCGCGCATGACCGTCAATCGCGCCCTGCGCGAACTGACCGACAACCAGCAGCTGGTTCGTATACAAGGCTCGGGCACCTACGTCGCTCCAGGAAAATACCAGTCTACACTGGTGGAAATACGCAGTATCGATGATGAACTGGTCGCGCGCGGCCACCGCTATCGCAGCCAGGTGCTGACCCTGGAGGCCAGCGCCACGCCGGTCGCACAGAAGGCGCTTGGGCTGGAATCGGGGCCCGCGTTTCATTCGGTGATTGTGCATTTTGCCGACGACATTCCGATCCAATTGGAAGACCGCTACACAAATCCTCAGCTGTTTCCCGACTACCTGCAACAGGATTTCCATCTGGTGACGCCGAATCACTACATGGTGCAGATTGCGCCGCTGGACAGGGCCGAATACAGCATTGAATCAAAAATGCCAGAGGCCGCGATGCGCAAGCAACTGCAGATGGAGGCAGGCGAACCCTGTCTGCTGCTGTCGCGGCGAACCTGGGTTCACGATACCGTGGCGACTTCAGTCACCTTGTGGCATCCGGGTTCGCGCTATCAATTTACCGGCGGTTTCTAA
- the hutU gene encoding urocanate hydratase — translation MTTNTDPRRDPSRTIRAARGTTLTAKSWLTEAPLRMLMNNLDPEVAERPNDLVVYGGIGRAARDWACFDKIVETLTNLSDNETLLIQSGKPVGVFQTHADAPRVLLANSNLVPKWADWEHFNELDRKGLFMYGQMTAGSWIYIGSQGIVQGTFETFAEAGRQHFGGDLSGRWILTAGLGGMGGAQPLAATLAGAASLTIECKQSSIDFRLRTRYLDKQAKNLDDALELIKYHTERKEAISIGLLGNAAEVLPELVKRAKAGGIKPDLVTDQTSAHDLINGYLPIGWSVEQWVAAQNDPSQQAKLTADASASCAQHVQAMLDFHAMGIKTVDYGNNIRQVAFDHGVKNAFDFPGFVPAYIRPLFCEGKGPFRWVALSGDPEDIYKTDAKIKELFPQNKHVHRWLDMARERISFQGLPARICWLGLGERHIAGLAFNEMVRTGELKAPIVIGRDHLDTGSVASPNRETESMKDGTDAVSDWPLLNALLNTSGGATWVSLHHGGGVGMGYSQHSGMVIVADGTEAAAKRLARVLVNDCASGVMRHADAGYEAAIECAKRHYLNLPMINR, via the coding sequence ATGACTACCAATACCGATCCACGGCGCGACCCTAGCCGCACCATCCGCGCCGCACGCGGCACCACACTGACAGCCAAGAGTTGGCTGACCGAAGCGCCATTGCGCATGTTGATGAATAACCTCGACCCGGAAGTGGCCGAGCGGCCGAACGACCTGGTAGTGTACGGCGGCATCGGCCGGGCCGCGCGCGACTGGGCTTGTTTCGACAAGATCGTCGAAACCCTGACCAACCTGAGTGACAATGAAACCCTGCTGATCCAGTCCGGTAAGCCGGTCGGCGTGTTCCAGACCCATGCCGACGCGCCGCGCGTCTTGCTGGCGAACTCCAATCTGGTGCCGAAATGGGCCGACTGGGAGCACTTTAACGAACTCGACCGCAAGGGCTTGTTCATGTACGGTCAGATGACCGCCGGCAGCTGGATCTATATCGGCAGCCAGGGCATCGTCCAGGGTACCTTTGAAACCTTTGCCGAAGCAGGGCGACAGCACTTCGGCGGCGACCTGTCCGGGCGCTGGATCCTGACCGCCGGCCTCGGCGGCATGGGCGGCGCGCAGCCACTGGCCGCTACGCTGGCCGGCGCAGCTTCCCTGACCATCGAATGCAAACAGTCAAGCATCGATTTCCGCCTGCGCACCCGGTATCTGGACAAGCAAGCCAAGAACCTGGACGACGCGCTGGAGCTGATCAAATATCATACAGAGCGCAAAGAAGCGATTTCCATCGGCTTGCTCGGCAATGCCGCCGAAGTACTGCCAGAACTGGTCAAGCGCGCCAAGGCCGGCGGCATCAAGCCGGACCTGGTGACCGACCAGACTTCCGCCCATGACCTGATCAACGGCTATCTGCCGATCGGCTGGAGCGTCGAACAATGGGTGGCGGCGCAAAACGACCCATCGCAACAGGCCAAACTGACTGCAGATGCCTCCGCATCCTGCGCACAGCACGTGCAAGCGATGCTGGATTTCCATGCAATGGGCATCAAGACTGTCGACTACGGCAATAACATCCGCCAGGTAGCGTTCGATCACGGCGTCAAGAACGCCTTCGATTTTCCTGGTTTCGTACCGGCCTATATTCGGCCGTTGTTCTGCGAAGGCAAGGGACCGTTCCGTTGGGTAGCGCTGTCCGGCGATCCCGAAGACATCTACAAGACCGATGCCAAGATCAAGGAACTGTTCCCGCAAAACAAACACGTTCATCGCTGGCTCGACATGGCGCGTGAGCGCATTTCCTTCCAAGGCTTACCGGCGCGGATTTGCTGGCTGGGCCTGGGCGAGCGCCATATCGCCGGCCTTGCCTTCAACGAAATGGTGCGCACCGGCGAATTGAAAGCGCCGATCGTGATCGGCCGCGATCACCTGGATACCGGCTCGGTCGCCAGCCCGAATCGTGAAACCGAAAGCATGAAGGATGGCACCGATGCGGTTTCCGACTGGCCGTTGCTGAACGCCTTGCTGAATACTTCCGGCGGCGCTACGTGGGTTTCCTTGCACCACGGCGGTGGCGTCGGTATGGGGTACTCGCAACATTCGGGGATGGTGATTGTCGCCGACGGCACTGAAGCAGCAGCCAAGCGTCTGGCGCGGGTGCTGGTCAACGATTGCGCTTCCGGCGTCATGCGCCATGCGGATGCCGGTTATGAAGCGGCGATTGAATGCGCCAAACGCCATTATCTGAATTTGCCGATGATCAATCGCTGA
- a CDS encoding MFS transporter has product MEISQGSAALAHAGAEPVRPLALAGKIKRAKAVAAITIGNGLEYFEFTSYSFFAIIIGKLYFPATGDIAQLLLVTATFGIGFVARPVGGLLLGAYADRAGRKAAMTLTLQLMALGSAMIVFAPTYAQIGLAAPALIVAARLIQGFALGGEIGASTSLLMEYADDRSRGFYGGLQAVSQNLSALLGALTGLLLTAILTTPSLESWGWRIPFAIGLLMGPLGVFIRRNLHETLDDGPAGAGKQTHGGVIRSVFAQHKKQIVAGILLTMGSTAAIYITLYYIPTYATKILHMSMSAGLAAACVAAAVAAVVAPLAGKLSDRVGRKAVFGAFCMLLVLVIYPAFAIINAHPSLNALLPIIALLSFLTTFIAVPSLVMLPEMFPRPVRVTGMSVVYCVGVSIFGGFAPFFATELMALSGSNLAPSWYVIGCAVIALLSLPLIQDKAGLPLD; this is encoded by the coding sequence ATGGAAATAAGTCAGGGTAGTGCGGCGCTTGCGCATGCCGGAGCAGAGCCGGTGCGTCCGTTGGCGCTTGCAGGGAAGATCAAACGCGCCAAAGCGGTTGCGGCAATTACCATCGGTAATGGACTGGAGTACTTCGAGTTCACCTCCTATAGTTTTTTCGCCATCATCATCGGCAAATTGTATTTCCCCGCGACCGGTGACATCGCCCAATTGCTGCTGGTGACAGCCACCTTCGGTATCGGCTTTGTGGCAAGGCCGGTTGGCGGCCTGCTGCTGGGCGCTTATGCCGACCGCGCCGGTCGCAAGGCGGCGATGACTCTGACTTTGCAACTGATGGCGTTGGGTTCGGCGATGATCGTGTTTGCGCCCACCTATGCGCAGATCGGATTGGCTGCCCCCGCGCTGATCGTGGCGGCACGCCTGATCCAGGGCTTTGCCCTGGGCGGCGAGATCGGCGCCTCGACGTCTTTGCTGATGGAGTATGCCGACGATCGTTCGCGCGGGTTTTACGGCGGCTTGCAGGCAGTCAGCCAGAACCTGAGCGCCTTGCTGGGCGCGCTGACCGGTTTGCTGCTGACAGCGATCCTGACCACGCCATCGCTGGAAAGCTGGGGCTGGCGCATTCCGTTTGCGATCGGTCTGCTGATGGGGCCGCTGGGTGTCTTCATTCGCCGTAATCTGCATGAGACGCTTGACGACGGTCCCGCAGGCGCCGGCAAACAGACACATGGCGGGGTCATCCGCTCCGTGTTTGCGCAGCATAAAAAGCAGATCGTCGCCGGTATCCTGCTTACCATGGGAAGTACCGCCGCCATCTACATTACCCTGTACTACATCCCGACTTACGCCACCAAGATACTGCATATGTCGATGTCCGCCGGGCTGGCCGCGGCCTGTGTTGCCGCCGCGGTCGCCGCCGTGGTCGCGCCGCTGGCAGGGAAATTGTCTGACCGGGTAGGCCGCAAGGCAGTGTTCGGCGCATTCTGCATGTTGCTGGTTCTGGTCATTTACCCAGCATTCGCGATCATCAATGCGCATCCCAGTCTCAACGCACTGTTGCCGATCATTGCCTTGCTATCCTTCCTGACAACGTTCATTGCGGTGCCGAGCCTGGTCATGTTGCCGGAAATGTTTCCGCGGCCGGTACGGGTTACCGGCATGTCGGTGGTGTATTGTGTCGGCGTTTCCATCTTCGGCGGCTTCGCACCGTTTTTTGCGACCGAACTGATGGCGCTTTCCGGCAGCAATCTTGCACCATCGTGGTATGTCATCGGCTGCGCCGTGATTGCCTTGCTGTCGCTGCCCTTGATACAAGACAAGGCGGGTCTGCCGCTGGACTGA
- the hutH gene encoding histidine ammonia-lyase: MTMKTTLTLQPGKMSLAEIRSIWTEAVPLALPPSAYAAIDASAATVARIVERGDAAYGINTGFGKLAKTRIPDEQLELLQRNLILSHSVGTGDLIDDAAVRLILAMKIGSLARGFSGIRAQVIDTLLAIYNAGIMPCIPVKGSVGASGDLAPLSHMTLAILGEGQVRVDGKLVDAKDALAKAGITPIVLAAKEGLALINGTQVSTALTLNGLFLAERVLEAATVTGALAVDAARGSDAPFDPRVHEVRGQPGQIATAKIYRQLLSGSVIRQSHLVNDERVQDPYCLRCQPQVMGACVDIISNAARTLLIEANAVTDNPLIYVEHDEVISGGNFHAEPVAFAADTLALAIAEVGALSERRIALLIDSSLSGLPPFLVESSGLNSGFMIAHVTAAALASENKSLAHPASVDSLPTSANQEDHVSMATFAGRRLHEMAHNTATIVAIELLAAAQGVDCHQPLTTSPMLKQVQQRLREQVAFYDKDRFFAPDIEASKQLVLQGAVSDSCKALFADLYAR, translated from the coding sequence ATGACCATGAAAACAACGTTGACTTTGCAGCCGGGAAAAATGTCCCTGGCAGAAATCCGCAGCATCTGGACTGAAGCTGTTCCGCTGGCTTTGCCGCCATCTGCTTATGCGGCAATCGACGCTTCTGCGGCCACCGTGGCGCGCATCGTTGAGCGCGGCGATGCTGCCTATGGCATCAATACCGGTTTTGGCAAACTGGCCAAAACCCGCATCCCGGACGAGCAACTGGAACTGTTGCAGCGTAATCTGATCCTGTCGCATTCGGTCGGCACCGGCGATTTGATCGACGACGCCGCAGTGCGTCTGATCCTGGCCATGAAGATCGGCAGCCTGGCGCGCGGTTTTTCGGGCATCCGTGCGCAAGTCATCGATACCTTGCTGGCGATTTACAACGCAGGCATCATGCCTTGCATTCCGGTCAAGGGATCGGTCGGCGCCTCCGGCGACCTGGCGCCCTTGTCGCACATGACGCTGGCGATACTCGGCGAAGGCCAGGTCAGGGTGGATGGCAAGCTGGTCGATGCCAAGGACGCGCTGGCAAAGGCGGGCATCACGCCAATCGTGCTGGCGGCCAAAGAGGGCCTGGCGCTGATTAACGGCACGCAAGTCTCAACCGCCTTGACACTGAATGGCTTGTTCCTGGCCGAACGGGTGCTGGAAGCGGCCACCGTGACCGGCGCGCTGGCGGTCGACGCTGCACGCGGCAGCGATGCACCGTTCGATCCGCGCGTGCATGAAGTGCGTGGTCAGCCAGGGCAGATCGCCACTGCGAAGATTTATCGCCAGCTGCTGAGCGGCAGCGTCATCCGCCAATCGCACCTGGTCAATGATGAGCGTGTGCAAGACCCGTACTGCCTGCGCTGTCAGCCGCAGGTGATGGGGGCTTGTGTCGACATCATCAGCAATGCTGCACGCACCTTGCTGATTGAAGCCAATGCTGTGACTGACAATCCGCTGATCTATGTGGAACACGACGAAGTCATTTCGGGCGGCAATTTCCATGCCGAACCGGTGGCGTTTGCCGCAGATACGCTGGCGCTGGCGATTGCGGAGGTCGGCGCCTTGTCCGAGCGCCGTATTGCATTGTTGATCGACTCTTCGCTGTCCGGCTTGCCGCCGTTCCTGGTCGAGTCGTCCGGCCTCAATTCCGGCTTCATGATTGCCCATGTGACTGCCGCCGCGCTGGCCTCGGAAAACAAGTCCCTGGCGCATCCGGCCAGCGTTGACAGCCTGCCCACATCCGCTAACCAGGAAGACCACGTTAGCATGGCTACCTTTGCTGGCCGTCGCCTGCATGAAATGGCGCACAATACAGCAACCATCGTTGCGATTGAACTGCTTGCCGCTGCACAGGGCGTAGATTGCCATCAGCCGCTGACGACTTCCCCGATGCTGAAACAGGTGCAACAACGCTTGCGTGAGCAGGTAGCGTTCTACGACAAGGACCGTTTCTTTGCCCCGGATATCGAAGCCTCCAAGCAGTTGGTATTGCAAGGCGCAGTCAGCGATAGCTGCAAAGCCTTGTTTGCCGATCTGTACGCTCGGTAA